One genomic segment of Streptomyces niveus includes these proteins:
- a CDS encoding SRPBCC family protein encodes MTAHPDDSHVGDSRSDESRSDDHGFSSSLSAESGGRTALRMERRLAHPPQRVWDAITQPAHLAKWFPSEVSVDLRPGGEIGFHFPGELGPGPAMTGRVTDVDEPRLFAFTWGEDHLRWEIAPDGDGSRLSLVHTFGDRFGAASFASGWQVCVTALGQLLAGRPVDVEQDTRGTLHEAYVARFDELTRGRVEETENGGRRVRFERQLVRPAEVVWARLAGGAEPLTGSPVPSGFTADRIPAGPVTDVRAPEVLTYAWHPEGEVRWELRAGTGHGPRLVLTQTGPHDFDTEAAEVAWRARVEDLAAGLLDV; translated from the coding sequence ATGACTGCGCACCCCGATGACAGCCATGTCGGCGACAGCCGTTCCGACGAAAGCCGTTCCGACGACCACGGTTTCTCGTCCTCACTGTCCGCCGAGAGCGGTGGGCGGACCGCTCTGCGCATGGAGCGCCGGCTCGCGCATCCGCCGCAGCGGGTCTGGGACGCGATCACGCAGCCGGCGCACCTGGCGAAGTGGTTCCCCTCCGAGGTGAGCGTGGATCTGCGGCCCGGCGGCGAGATCGGCTTCCACTTCCCGGGCGAGCTGGGCCCCGGCCCCGCCATGACCGGGCGGGTCACCGACGTCGACGAACCGCGCCTCTTCGCCTTCACCTGGGGCGAGGACCATCTGCGCTGGGAGATCGCACCGGACGGGGACGGCTCGCGGCTCAGCCTCGTACACACCTTCGGCGACCGGTTCGGGGCGGCGAGCTTCGCGTCCGGTTGGCAGGTCTGCGTCACCGCGCTGGGACAGCTGCTGGCCGGCCGGCCCGTGGACGTGGAGCAGGACACGCGGGGCACGCTGCACGAGGCGTATGTTGCCCGGTTCGACGAGCTGACGCGGGGACGTGTCGAGGAGACGGAGAACGGCGGGCGGCGGGTCCGGTTCGAGCGGCAGCTCGTACGGCCGGCGGAGGTGGTCTGGGCGCGACTGGCGGGTGGCGCGGAGCCGTTGACGGGGTCGCCTGTGCCGTCGGGCTTCACGGCCGACAGGATTCCGGCGGGGCCGGTCACGGACGTACGGGCGCCGGAGGTCCTGACGTACGCCTGGCACCCGGAGGGCGAGGTCCGCTGGGAGCTGCGCGCGGGGACGGGGCACGGGCCCCGGCTGGTCCTGACCCAGACGGGCCCGCACGACTTCGACACGGAGGCGGCGGAGGTGGCGTGGCGGGCGCGGGTGGAGGACCTGGCGGCGGGGCTGCTCGACGTCTAG
- a CDS encoding YeeE/YedE family protein, which produces MTTTAPPRRTSPAALLVPSPTSSPAPAAEPAPPVRRVPLAISGLLAVALTAYVWSTHGAKPGSLLLLGLGLGLALFHSRFGFTSAWRQLVAVGNGQGLRAHALLLGTTATLFALIIGSGTGLFGSVPAPSAGPLGVGLLVGAFVFAVGMQLGGACASGTLFAVGSGQSSIVLTLGGFIVGSTVAAWQFDLWKDLPALDPVLLSDHVGWFGSWAVTVAVLGLIVLVSRRVQARRTPPPISTPPSAKGAARVLRGSWPLAAGALALAVLGAGVLLVSGGPWGVTSAFSLWGSRVVDALGGNPANWSFWQQPGNAEMFAGPVLKDKNSLTDIGIMIGAAVAASLGGTWALHRGIPGRTAVAAVLGGVLMGIGARLAGGCNIGAYLAGIASGSLHGWIWGATALLGTWAGLRLRPLFALGNPKPGDGIC; this is translated from the coding sequence GTGACCACCACCGCTCCCCCGCGCCGGACCAGCCCCGCCGCGCTGCTCGTCCCCTCCCCGACCTCCTCCCCCGCCCCCGCGGCCGAACCCGCGCCCCCCGTACGCCGGGTGCCGCTCGCGATATCCGGGCTGCTGGCCGTCGCGCTCACCGCGTACGTGTGGTCGACGCACGGCGCCAAGCCCGGCTCGCTCCTGCTGCTCGGGCTCGGTCTGGGCCTGGCGCTGTTCCACTCGCGGTTCGGATTCACCTCCGCCTGGCGGCAGTTGGTCGCCGTCGGCAACGGGCAGGGGCTGCGCGCCCACGCCCTGCTCCTCGGCACCACCGCCACCCTCTTCGCGCTGATCATCGGCAGCGGCACCGGGCTGTTCGGGTCCGTGCCCGCACCGTCGGCGGGGCCGCTCGGTGTCGGGCTGCTCGTCGGGGCGTTCGTCTTCGCCGTCGGTATGCAGCTCGGCGGCGCGTGCGCGTCCGGCACGCTGTTCGCCGTAGGGTCGGGGCAGTCGTCCATCGTGCTCACCCTCGGCGGCTTCATCGTCGGATCGACCGTCGCCGCCTGGCAGTTCGACCTCTGGAAGGACCTGCCCGCGCTCGACCCGGTCCTCCTGTCCGACCACGTGGGCTGGTTCGGTTCCTGGGCGGTCACCGTCGCCGTACTGGGCCTCATCGTGCTGGTGAGCCGCCGCGTACAGGCGCGCCGTACGCCCCCGCCGATCAGCACCCCGCCGAGCGCCAAGGGCGCGGCGCGCGTACTGCGCGGCTCGTGGCCGCTGGCCGCCGGCGCACTGGCGCTGGCCGTGCTGGGCGCCGGCGTACTGCTGGTGTCCGGCGGTCCCTGGGGTGTCACCAGCGCGTTCAGCCTGTGGGGCTCGCGGGTGGTCGACGCGCTCGGCGGCAACCCCGCCAACTGGTCGTTCTGGCAGCAGCCTGGCAACGCCGAGATGTTCGCGGGGCCGGTGCTGAAGGACAAGAACAGCCTCACCGACATCGGCATCATGATCGGCGCCGCTGTCGCCGCCTCGCTCGGCGGGACATGGGCGCTGCACCGGGGCATCCCCGGCCGCACCGCCGTGGCGGCGGTGCTCGGCGGCGTACTCATGGGGATCGGCGCGCGACTGGCGGGCGGCTGCAACATCGGCGCGTACCTCGCGGGCATCGCGTCGGGCAGTCTGCACGGCTGGATCTGGGGCGCGACCGCCCTGCTCGGCACCTGGGCGGGGCTGCGGCTGCGCCCGCTGTTCGCGCTGGGGAACCCGAAGCCGGGGGACGGGATCTGCTGA
- a CDS encoding transglycosylase SLT domain-containing protein, whose protein sequence is MPALGKHRRSRTSPLARRLIALGTGSAALALPLVTATTAGAAPAPQQAVKAPTAASAAKVIHTVAKGESLAKIADARSVSGGWKALYKTNRAAVGKNPSLIHPGLKLKLSGKPKAAAPTASTEKKASAETTDAVETAAKSYTNDLDGWIREALDVMAQNGIPGSYDGIHRNIMRESGGNPQAINNWDSNAAAGTPSKGLLQVIAPTFEAYHVPGTSTDSYDPVANITAACNYAADRYGSIDNVNGPY, encoded by the coding sequence ATGCCCGCACTGGGTAAGCACCGCCGTTCCCGCACCAGCCCGCTCGCCCGCCGCCTCATCGCCCTCGGTACGGGCAGCGCCGCACTGGCGCTCCCCCTGGTGACCGCCACGACGGCGGGCGCCGCGCCCGCCCCGCAGCAGGCCGTCAAGGCCCCGACTGCCGCCAGCGCCGCGAAGGTGATCCACACCGTCGCGAAGGGCGAATCGCTCGCCAAGATCGCGGACGCCCGTTCCGTGAGCGGCGGCTGGAAGGCGCTGTACAAGACCAACCGCGCCGCCGTCGGAAAGAACCCGTCGCTGATCCACCCCGGCCTGAAGCTGAAGCTCTCGGGCAAGCCGAAGGCGGCGGCCCCGACCGCCTCGACCGAGAAGAAGGCGTCGGCCGAGACCACCGATGCCGTCGAGACGGCCGCGAAGTCGTACACCAACGACCTCGACGGCTGGATCCGCGAGGCGCTGGACGTCATGGCGCAGAACGGCATCCCCGGCTCGTACGACGGGATCCACCGCAACATCATGCGCGAGTCCGGTGGCAACCCGCAGGCCATCAACAACTGGGACTCCAACGCGGCGGCCGGTACGCCGTCGAAGGGCCTGCTCCAGGTCATCGCCCCGACCTTCGAGGCGTACCACGTGCCCGGCACGTCGACCGACAGCTACGACCCGGTCGCGAACATCACGGCGGCGTGCAACTACGCGGCGGACCGCTACGGCTCGATCGACAACGTGAACGGTCCGTACTAA
- a CDS encoding ArsR/SmtB family transcription factor, translated as MPIPFDVLAEPSRRRILDLLLERPHLVGELTDRLGLSQPGTSKHLRVLRDAGLVRVRQDAQRRWYELAPEPLAELDAWLGHYRHLWTGRLDALERHLDAMEDDSS; from the coding sequence ATGCCCATACCGTTCGACGTGCTCGCGGAGCCCAGCAGGCGCAGGATCCTCGATCTGCTCCTGGAGCGTCCGCATCTGGTCGGTGAGCTGACCGACCGGCTCGGCCTGAGCCAGCCGGGCACCTCGAAGCATCTGCGGGTGCTGAGGGACGCGGGGCTGGTACGGGTCCGGCAGGACGCCCAGCGCCGCTGGTACGAACTGGCCCCGGAACCGCTCGCCGAGCTCGACGCCTGGCTCGGGCACTACCGGCATCTGTGGACCGGGAGGCTCGACGCGCTCGAACGGCATCTCGACGCGATGGAGGACGATTCCTCATGA
- a CDS encoding alpha/beta fold hydrolase: protein MVIEQDVELSDGRTLRTYDSGGGAQGASGGGYGDGLTVVWHHGSPQTGVPLEPLLTAAAERGIRLVSYGRPSYGGSSPLPGRNVASAAADVERIADALGVGSFATMGASGGGPHALACAALLPDRVTGVVCLAGIAPYTRDFDWYEGMVSPGGLRSAADGREARELYAATDEFDPASFTSADFAALAGTWPSLGDDAMKAGQAGPDGLIDDDVAFATAWGFDLAEVAAPVLLVQGGRDRVVPPSHAASMLAGLPRAELWVRPDDGHVSVLDTCPAAMDWLGARR from the coding sequence GTGGTCATCGAACAGGACGTGGAGCTGAGCGACGGGCGCACGCTGCGGACGTACGACAGCGGTGGCGGTGCGCAGGGCGCGAGCGGGGGCGGGTACGGGGACGGGCTGACCGTCGTCTGGCACCACGGCTCGCCGCAGACCGGCGTCCCGCTGGAGCCGCTGCTCACGGCGGCGGCGGAGCGCGGTATCCGGCTGGTGTCGTACGGCCGCCCCAGCTACGGAGGGTCGAGCCCGCTGCCGGGCCGGAACGTGGCATCGGCCGCAGCGGACGTGGAGCGGATCGCGGACGCGCTGGGCGTCGGGTCGTTCGCCACGATGGGGGCCTCCGGTGGGGGGCCGCACGCGCTGGCGTGCGCCGCGCTGCTGCCGGACCGGGTGACGGGCGTCGTCTGCCTGGCGGGCATCGCGCCGTACACGCGGGACTTCGACTGGTACGAGGGGATGGTGTCGCCCGGCGGTCTGCGGTCCGCCGCCGACGGGCGCGAGGCGCGCGAACTGTACGCGGCGACCGACGAGTTCGACCCCGCGAGCTTCACCTCGGCCGACTTCGCCGCACTGGCGGGCACGTGGCCGTCGCTGGGCGACGACGCGATGAAGGCGGGGCAGGCCGGGCCCGACGGACTGATCGACGACGATGTCGCCTTCGCCACCGCGTGGGGCTTCGACCTGGCGGAGGTGGCCGCGCCCGTGCTGCTCGTGCAGGGCGGCCGCGACCGCGTCGTACCGCCCTCGCACGCGGCGTCGATGCTCGCGGGGCTCCCCAGGGCGGAGCTGTGGGTACGGCCCGATGACGGGCACGTCTCGGTCCTGGACACGTGTCCGGCGGCGATGGACTGGCTGGGGGCGCGGCGGTAG
- a CDS encoding right-handed parallel beta-helix repeat-containing protein, giving the protein MKSKHLRRRLISGISMTGLLVAGLLPAASASASAAGPPAKAGDASARPAAAERGATLPYVEYEAEAADYDGTLLEADPKRTFGHTNFASESSGRKSVRLDSTGEFVEFTSTNEANSIVVRNSIPDAPGGGGIDATVSLYADGAFVQKLDLSSKHSWLYGNTDDPESLTNTPQTDARRLFDESHALLEKSYPAGTKFKLQRDADDDAPFYIVDLIDLEQVAPPASKPAECTSITEYGAVPDDGNDDTKAIQDAVTADQNGDIDCVWIPRGQWRQEQKILTDDPDNQGQYNQIGISDVSIRGAGMWHSQLYTLTEPQNAGGINHPHEGNFGFDIDDNTQISDIAIFGSGRIRGGGGAEGGVGLNGRFGKNTKISNVWIEHANVGVWVGRDYDNIPSLWGPADGLEFSGMRIRNTYADGINFSNGTRNSRVDNSSFRTTGDDSLAVWANRYVKDPAVDIAHDNSFTNNTIQLPWRANGVAIYGGYGNKVQNNLIADTANYPGIMLATDHDPLPFSGETLLTGNALHRTGGAFWNEDQEFGAITIFPASRDITGVKIRDTEIADSTYDGIQFKNGGGNVPDVEISNVSIDRSNNGSGILAMGGARGSATLTDVTITNSAEGDVLVEPGSSFVITGGPGSPGVRRVAD; this is encoded by the coding sequence ATGAAGTCGAAGCACCTCCGACGACGGCTGATCTCCGGCATATCCATGACCGGACTGCTCGTCGCCGGGCTCCTGCCCGCCGCGTCCGCGTCCGCGTCGGCGGCCGGCCCGCCCGCGAAGGCCGGCGACGCGTCGGCCCGGCCGGCGGCGGCCGAGCGCGGGGCCACCCTCCCGTACGTCGAGTACGAGGCCGAAGCCGCCGACTACGACGGCACGTTGCTGGAGGCGGACCCGAAGCGCACCTTCGGGCACACCAACTTCGCCAGCGAGTCGTCGGGCCGCAAATCGGTACGGCTGGACAGCACGGGCGAGTTCGTCGAGTTCACCTCCACGAACGAGGCCAACTCGATCGTCGTACGCAACTCGATCCCGGACGCGCCCGGCGGTGGCGGTATCGACGCCACCGTCAGCCTCTACGCCGACGGCGCGTTCGTCCAGAAACTGGATCTGTCGTCCAAGCACAGCTGGCTGTACGGCAACACCGACGACCCCGAGTCGCTGACCAACACGCCCCAGACGGACGCCCGCAGACTCTTCGACGAGTCGCACGCGCTGCTGGAGAAGAGCTATCCGGCGGGCACGAAGTTCAAGCTCCAGCGCGACGCGGACGACGACGCGCCCTTCTACATCGTCGACCTGATCGATCTGGAGCAGGTGGCGCCCCCGGCGAGCAAGCCGGCCGAGTGCACCTCCATCACCGAGTACGGCGCCGTCCCCGACGACGGGAACGACGACACCAAGGCCATCCAGGACGCGGTCACCGCCGACCAGAACGGCGACATCGACTGTGTCTGGATCCCGCGGGGGCAGTGGCGTCAGGAGCAGAAGATCCTGACGGACGACCCCGACAACCAGGGCCAGTACAACCAGATCGGGATCAGCGACGTCTCGATCCGCGGCGCCGGCATGTGGCACTCACAGCTCTACACGCTCACCGAGCCGCAGAACGCGGGCGGGATCAACCACCCGCACGAGGGCAACTTCGGCTTCGACATCGACGACAACACCCAGATCTCCGACATCGCCATCTTCGGCTCCGGCCGGATCCGCGGCGGCGGAGGCGCCGAGGGCGGGGTGGGCCTCAACGGCCGGTTCGGCAAGAACACCAAGATCTCCAATGTCTGGATCGAGCACGCCAACGTGGGTGTCTGGGTCGGCCGCGACTACGACAACATCCCGTCGCTCTGGGGCCCCGCCGACGGCCTTGAGTTCAGCGGCATGCGGATCCGCAACACGTACGCCGACGGCATCAACTTCAGCAACGGCACGCGCAATTCGCGGGTGGACAATTCCTCTTTCCGCACCACGGGTGACGATTCGCTCGCCGTGTGGGCCAATCGATACGTCAAGGACCCGGCGGTGGACATCGCGCACGACAACTCGTTCACCAACAACACCATCCAGTTGCCCTGGCGGGCCAACGGCGTCGCGATATATGGCGGTTACGGCAACAAGGTGCAGAACAACCTGATCGCCGATACGGCCAACTACCCCGGAATCATGCTCGCGACGGACCACGACCCGCTGCCTTTCTCGGGCGAGACCCTGCTCACCGGAAACGCGTTGCACCGCACGGGCGGCGCTTTCTGGAACGAGGACCAGGAGTTCGGCGCGATCACCATTTTCCCGGCGAGCCGCGACATCACCGGGGTGAAGATCAGGGACACCGAGATCGCCGACTCCACGTATGACGGCATTCAGTTCAAGAACGGTGGCGGCAACGTACCGGACGTCGAAATCAGCAACGTGTCGATCGACAGGTCCAACAACGGTTCCGGCATCCTCGCGATGGGCGGGGCCCGTGGCAGCGCGACACTGACGGACGTGACCATCACCAACTCGGCCGAGGGAGACGTCCTGGTCGAGCCGGGATCGAGCTTTGTGATCACGGGTGGTCCGGGCAGCCCGGGCGTCAGGCGAGTGGCCGACTGA
- a CDS encoding Dyp-type peroxidase, translating into MDLPGAERGAVMTYTAQPSTAYDPPGGGVDDLPLRRSREIQGDIIAGAKKDHVQLLLLKFEDESLARTWLRRLRPRIATTRQVAAFNAEFSKARKQSGGDDPRALNAVWRVVSFTYPGLRLLAGRDPFPSVPPGSTQEAFKQGPAARADLLGDTGQCAPEHWLFGNGTGQPIHAVLTVAADRPQDLRVALTEEREEAARHKVVIVFEQDGATLEGSRRGKEHFGFKDGISEPAVQGFDQPDPQRPEHKKGSPGTRIIPAGEFVVGHERDGGRPNDLPGWATNGSFQVLRRLAQDVPGWWAQVAVRLKELKEQGKVPPEATTEWLAARLVGRWRSGTPVAKCPHADTPSDAEAWSDNDISYQDDLEGEITPLFSHLRKTSPRDGLLLKSSDEQTVPEKGALDGRRIMRRGIPYGRPFDPAGSAGNGPDAPRGLVFVCYQSDLVRQFEFIQKDWIEEPNFPSRDQPPGRDPLVGTATDVSFKGGKVRFEQFVRTEGAVYAFAPSLTTIELLADGKLDGGGGPDGDRILEAPFTLRPADGPVGTAKARLVMREVGNLVVLDERDEQRWESGTAGTGGVKAVFQEDGDLVVLGADDRPVWKSRTTGNPHAKLIVLMDGNVVIRAADGTVVWQTDTAH; encoded by the coding sequence GTGGATCTCCCTGGAGCCGAGCGGGGCGCGGTCATGACGTATACGGCACAGCCTTCGACGGCGTACGACCCGCCCGGTGGCGGCGTGGACGATCTCCCGCTGCGCAGGAGCCGGGAGATCCAGGGCGACATCATCGCGGGAGCCAAGAAGGACCATGTCCAGTTACTCCTGCTGAAGTTCGAGGACGAGAGCCTGGCCAGGACCTGGCTGCGCCGACTGCGGCCCCGGATCGCCACGACCCGTCAGGTCGCGGCGTTCAACGCGGAGTTCAGCAAGGCCCGTAAGCAGTCCGGCGGTGACGACCCCAGGGCGCTCAACGCCGTATGGCGGGTCGTCAGCTTCACGTATCCCGGACTGCGGCTGCTGGCAGGGCGCGATCCCTTCCCGTCCGTCCCGCCGGGCAGTACGCAGGAGGCCTTCAAGCAGGGCCCCGCCGCCCGCGCCGACCTGCTCGGTGACACCGGGCAGTGCGCCCCGGAGCACTGGCTGTTCGGCAACGGCACGGGGCAGCCGATCCACGCGGTGCTGACCGTCGCCGCGGACCGGCCCCAGGATCTGCGCGTCGCGCTGACGGAGGAGCGCGAGGAGGCCGCCCGGCACAAGGTGGTGATCGTCTTCGAGCAGGACGGCGCGACCCTGGAGGGAAGCCGCCGGGGCAAGGAGCACTTCGGCTTCAAGGACGGGATCAGTGAGCCCGCCGTACAGGGCTTCGACCAGCCCGACCCGCAGAGACCCGAGCACAAGAAGGGCAGCCCCGGCACCCGGATCATCCCGGCCGGCGAGTTCGTCGTCGGGCACGAGCGCGACGGCGGCAGACCGAACGACCTGCCGGGCTGGGCGACGAACGGCTCCTTCCAGGTTCTGCGGCGTCTCGCGCAGGACGTGCCCGGCTGGTGGGCGCAGGTCGCGGTGCGTCTGAAGGAGCTGAAGGAGCAGGGGAAGGTGCCTCCCGAGGCGACGACCGAGTGGCTGGCCGCGCGCCTGGTCGGCCGCTGGCGCTCGGGCACACCGGTGGCGAAGTGCCCGCACGCGGACACCCCCAGCGACGCGGAGGCGTGGTCGGACAACGACATCAGCTACCAGGACGACCTGGAGGGCGAGATCACTCCGCTCTTCTCGCATCTGCGCAAGACCAGCCCGCGCGACGGTCTGCTGCTCAAGTCGAGCGACGAGCAGACCGTCCCGGAGAAGGGCGCGCTCGACGGGCGGCGCATCATGCGGCGCGGCATTCCCTACGGCCGGCCGTTCGACCCGGCCGGCAGCGCGGGCAACGGCCCGGACGCGCCGCGTGGTCTGGTCTTCGTCTGCTACCAGTCCGATCTGGTGCGGCAGTTCGAGTTCATCCAGAAGGACTGGATCGAGGAGCCGAACTTCCCGTCGAGGGACCAGCCCCCCGGCCGGGACCCGCTGGTCGGCACCGCGACGGATGTCAGTTTCAAGGGCGGCAAGGTCCGCTTCGAGCAGTTCGTCAGGACCGAGGGCGCGGTGTACGCGTTCGCTCCCTCGCTCACCACCATCGAACTGCTTGCCGACGGAAAGCTCGACGGTGGCGGCGGCCCCGACGGCGACCGGATCCTGGAAGCCCCGTTCACGCTGCGCCCCGCGGACGGGCCCGTCGGCACGGCCAAGGCCCGGCTCGTGATGCGGGAGGTCGGCAATCTCGTCGTCCTCGACGAGCGCGACGAGCAGCGCTGGGAGTCGGGCACCGCCGGGACCGGCGGGGTGAAGGCGGTCTTCCAGGAGGACGGTGACCTCGTCGTCCTCGGGGCCGACGACCGGCCGGTGTGGAAGTCCCGTACGACCGGGAATCCCCACGCCAAGCTCATCGTCCTGATGGACGGGAACGTGGTGATCCGAGCCGCCGACGGGACGGTGGTCTGGCAGACCGACACCGCGCACTGA
- a CDS encoding galactose oxidase early set domain-containing protein: MRIPRSRTRLSSTLAAGAVVGALAASTLAGAAPVVAHSDGGHHEHSTRAGVDPAEEAALGREHAEEHAATRAGAEDLGTYPQATRTARLKMLTETQAETNKEYKASEFGAFKEYFDSPDFGVHIAQLPTGKVLLFSFERIETDPTKETAPTQIVGAANRGRAFLWDPAKGTGERAFKKVTPPAVTMPDSTGVSRPAPIFCAGHAFLPNGMLGVFGGNLGGNGGSGAKLSFVFDPWSETWAMNEDMSVGRWYPSVVTGPDGRMLIMSGQSELGWGTPTPIVERFPALRDPVPYRTTDVPRFQNVDRFRADAPYKLDYPHLFSLRDGKVYGLGRSHDQQWLFDPVKETRSDLAHRPDGVNRSYGSAVPLPGGFRGPDSVLVLGGDRTDPNTYQLAAGKWKTKEARAFGRTQDNTLLLPDGNLLTVNGSYDIRDYGNGLYNPNADLKYRHTELRDENGDWRLGPVQRLARGYHSNAVVLPDGRVMVTGDEAQQIANDRNIKDDLDGTIEMYEPSYLHNGARPALDSAPSRPLVFDQRFTVSSSTTDDVKRAVLLAPTTATHSVNTSQRHVELRIKRQGGGELELQAPPTAEAAPPGWYMLFLLNEEGVPSIAKWISLEPSGARS; this comes from the coding sequence ATGAGAATTCCCCGCTCTCGCACAAGGCTGTCCAGCACCCTCGCGGCAGGCGCTGTCGTCGGCGCCCTCGCGGCCTCAACTCTCGCCGGTGCCGCCCCCGTTGTCGCTCACAGCGACGGGGGCCACCACGAGCACTCGACCAGGGCGGGCGTGGACCCCGCCGAGGAGGCGGCGCTCGGGCGCGAGCACGCCGAGGAGCACGCCGCCACCCGCGCGGGAGCCGAGGATCTCGGCACCTACCCGCAGGCGACCCGCACCGCCCGGCTCAAGATGCTCACCGAGACGCAGGCGGAGACCAACAAGGAGTACAAGGCGTCGGAGTTCGGCGCCTTCAAGGAGTACTTCGACTCACCGGACTTCGGCGTCCACATCGCCCAACTGCCCACCGGCAAGGTGCTCCTCTTCTCCTTCGAGCGGATCGAGACCGACCCCACGAAGGAGACGGCGCCCACCCAGATCGTCGGCGCCGCCAACCGGGGCCGCGCCTTTCTCTGGGACCCCGCGAAGGGCACCGGGGAGCGGGCTTTCAAGAAGGTCACCCCGCCCGCCGTCACCATGCCCGACAGCACGGGCGTCTCCCGCCCTGCGCCGATCTTCTGCGCCGGACACGCCTTCCTGCCGAACGGGATGCTCGGCGTCTTCGGCGGCAACCTCGGGGGCAACGGGGGCTCGGGGGCCAAGCTGTCCTTCGTCTTCGACCCGTGGAGCGAGACCTGGGCGATGAACGAGGACATGTCCGTCGGCCGCTGGTATCCCAGCGTCGTCACCGGCCCCGACGGCCGGATGCTGATCATGTCCGGGCAGTCCGAGCTGGGCTGGGGCACGCCCACCCCGATCGTGGAGCGCTTCCCCGCGCTGCGCGACCCGGTGCCGTACCGCACGACCGACGTCCCCCGGTTCCAGAATGTGGACCGGTTCCGCGCGGACGCGCCGTACAAGCTCGACTACCCGCACCTGTTCAGCCTGCGCGACGGGAAGGTCTACGGGCTCGGCCGCAGCCACGACCAGCAGTGGCTCTTCGACCCGGTCAAGGAGACCCGGAGCGATCTGGCGCACCGGCCGGACGGTGTGAACCGCAGCTACGGCTCGGCGGTCCCGCTCCCCGGCGGTTTCCGCGGCCCGGACTCCGTCCTGGTCCTCGGCGGCGACCGTACGGACCCGAACACCTACCAGCTCGCCGCGGGCAAGTGGAAGACCAAGGAGGCGCGGGCCTTCGGCCGCACCCAGGACAACACGCTGCTCCTGCCCGACGGGAATCTGCTGACCGTCAACGGCTCCTACGACATCCGCGACTACGGCAACGGGCTGTACAACCCGAACGCGGACCTGAAGTACCGGCACACGGAGTTGCGTGACGAGAACGGCGACTGGCGGCTGGGCCCCGTCCAGCGCCTCGCGCGCGGCTACCACTCGAACGCCGTGGTGCTGCCCGACGGCCGTGTCATGGTCACCGGCGACGAGGCGCAGCAGATCGCCAACGACCGGAATATCAAGGACGATCTGGACGGCACCATCGAGATGTACGAGCCGTCGTACCTACACAACGGGGCCCGTCCCGCGCTCGACTCGGCACCGTCCCGCCCGCTCGTCTTCGACCAGCGGTTCACCGTCTCCAGCTCCACCACCGACGACGTGAAGCGGGCCGTGCTGCTGGCGCCCACGACCGCCACCCACTCGGTCAACACCAGCCAGCGGCATGTGGAGTTGCGGATCAAGCGGCAGGGCGGCGGTGAGCTGGAGCTTCAGGCACCACCCACCGCCGAGGCGGCCCCACCGGGCTGGTACATGCTGTTCCTCCTCAACGAGGAGGGTGTCCCGAGCATCGCCAAGTGGATCTCCCTGGAGCCGAGCGGGGCGCGGTCATGA